A DNA window from Myripristis murdjan chromosome 19, fMyrMur1.1, whole genome shotgun sequence contains the following coding sequences:
- the mfsd13a gene encoding transmembrane protein 180 — translation MGRSVWVCWQGVFSTALLYGCLALFTSILHNVFLLYYVETFVSVYKIDKISFWVGETVFLIWNSLNDPLFGWLSDRAFLSSPQVGSQITSPEVVLKRLQALSRNGPLFALSFLAFWVAWARPGLQFLLCLCLYDGFLTIVDLNHSALLADLAVSASDRTRLNFHCSVFSALGSISVFLSYSFWDKEDFFSFRLFCVTLAAFSTLGFVLVSQLLRRRFESEVRMRQDEALILKELSVGHAPLTQAEKPVTIGEYLRQLSKHRNFLWFVSMNLVQVFHCHFNNNFFPLFLEHLLSDSISASTGSILLGISYIAPHVNNLYFLTLCQRYGVYHVIRWLFMLKLGLSVAMLLAGADHIYLLCIFIASNRVFTEGTCKLLKLVISDLVDEDFVLNRRHQAASALLFGMVALVTKPGQTFAPLIGTWLLCVYAGYDIFEREPVKDSLVAVPAVASGAGTPPLRLGCFYMLVFVPITCALLQLTAWSRFTLHGRKLQGIKTQRQGTQHGHLIDVKAI, via the exons ATGGGCAGAAGTGTCTGGGTCTGCTGGCAAGGCGTCTTCTCCACTGCACTGCTCTACGGCTGTCTGGCCCTTTTTACCTCCATCCTCCACAATGTGTTCCTGCTTTACTACGTGGAGACATTTGTGTCTGTCTACAAGATTGACAAGATCTCCTTCTGGGTGGGGGAG ACAGTGTTTCTCATCTGGAACAGTCTGAATGACCCTCTCTTTGGCTGGCTGAGTGACCGCGCCTTCCTCAGCTCTCCACA GGTGGGTTCCCAGATCACGTCTCCAGAGGTGGTGCTGAAGCGTCTTCAGGCCCTGTCCAGGAATGGCCCCCTCTTTGCTCTGTCCTTCCTGGCCTTCTGGGTGGCGTGGGCCAGACCGGGCCTGCAGTTCCtcctgtgcctgtgtttgtacGATGGCTTCCTCACCATTGTGGACCTCAACCACAGCGCCCTGCTGGCCGACCTTGCCGTGTCCGCCAGTGACCGCACGCGCCTCAACTTCCACTGCTCAGTGTTCAGCGCCCTGGGCTCAATCTCCGTCTTTCTGTCCTACTCCTTCTGGGACAAGGAGGACTTCTTCTCCTTCCGTCTGTTCTGCGTGACACTGGCGGCCTTTTCCACTTTGGGCTTTGTGTTAGTGTCCCAGCTGCTGCGCCGCCGTTTTGAGAGCGAGGTTCGGATGAGACAAGACGAGGCGCTGATCCTCAAAGA ACTGAGTGTTGGCCATGCTCCACTTACCCAGGCTGAAAAGCCTGTCACTATAGGAGAATATCTCAGGCAGCTCTCCAAACACAGGAACTTCCTGTGGTTTGTCTCTATGAACCTTGTTCAG gTGTTTCACTGCCACTTCAATAACAACTTCTTCCCTCTTTTCCTGGAACATCTCCTATCTGACAGCATATCTGCCTCTACAGGTTCTATCTTACTAG GAATCTCTTACATTGCTCCCCACGTCAACAATTTGTATTTCCTGACACTGTGCCAGCGATACGGGGTTTACCATGTTATCCGCTGGCTGTTTATGCTCAAACTGGGCCTTAGTGTGGCCATGCTGCTTGCAGGGGCTGACCACATATATCTGCTGTGCATCTTCATTGCTAG TAACCGGGTGTTTACAGAAGGGACCTGCAAGCTGCTGAAACTGGTCATCTCCGACCTGGTGGACGAAGATTTCGTGTTGAATCGACGTCACCAGGCtgcctctgccctcctctttgGGATGGTCGCCTTGGTGACCAAACCTGGCCAGACATTCGCCCCGCTCATcggcacctggctgctgtgtgtttacgCAG GTTATGATATTTTTGAGAGGGAACCCGTGAAAGACTCTTTGGTTGCAGTGCCTGCTGTTGCCTCTGGTGCAGGGACCCCCCCTCTCCGCCTGGGCTGTTTCTACATGCTGGTCTTTGTACCTATTACCTGCGCCCTGCTCCAGCTCACTGCCTGGTCTCGCTTCACGCTTCATGGGCGCAAGCTACAAGGCATCAAGACCCAGAGGCAAGGGACCCAACACGGCCACCTCATCGATGTCAAGGCTATCTGA